One Aspergillus oryzae RIB40 DNA, chromosome 2 genomic window carries:
- a CDS encoding isocitrate dehydrogenase (NAD(+)) IDH1 (isocitrate dehydrogenase, gamma subunit), whose protein sequence is MFSLRTAQPAQSFLRRAAVTAPTVRSSLAARSFASVQSDIFKPTKYGGKYTVTLIPGDGIGAEVAESVKTIFKADNVPIEWEQVDVSGVDAGNKHSEELFKESIASLRRNKLGLKGILFTPVERSGHQSFNVALRQELDIFASIVLIKNIPGYKTRHENVDLCIIRENTEGEYSGLEHQSVQGVVESLKIITRAKSERISKFAFGFALANNRKKVTCIHKANIMKLADGLFRSTFHKVAENYPTLEVNDMIVDNASMQAVSRPQQFDVMVMPNLYGGILSNVGAALVGGPGVVPGCNMGRDVAVFEPGCRHVGLDIKGKDQANPSAMILSGSMLLRHLGLDDHANRISKAVYDVIGEGKTRTRDMGGQATTHEFTRAVLDKMEAAL, encoded by the exons ATGTTTTCCCTAAGGACAGCGCAGCCCGCGCAA TCTTTCCTTCGTCGCGCTGCGGTGACAGCTCCCACCGTCCGCTCCTCCTTGGCAGCAAGAT CCTTCGCTAGCGTTCAGTCGGACATCTTCAAGCCGACCAAGTATGGCGGCAAATACACGGTCACGCTTATTCCAG GTGATGGAATCGGTGCTGAAGTTGCTGAATCGGTCAAGACCATTTTTAAAGCCGATAATGTGCCCATTGAGTGGGAGCAGGTAGATGTTAGTGGTGTTGATGCGGGCAACAAACACTCGGAAGAACTTTTTAAGGAATCTATCGCTTCCCTTCGCCGCAACAAGCTGGGTCTCAAGGGTATCCTCTTCACTCCTGTTGAGCGCTCGGGCCACCAATCATTCAATGTTGCTCTCCGACAGGAGCTTGATATTTTTGCCTCAATTGTTCTGATCAAGAACATCCCGGGCTACAAGACACGCCATGAGAATGTCGAcctttgcatcatccgtgagAACACCGAGGGAGAATACTCTGGCCTTGAACATCAGTCTGTTCAGGGTGTCGTCGAGTCGCTGAAAATTATCACTCGTGCCAAATCTGAGCGTATCTCTAAATTTGCCTTTGGCTTTGCCCTGGCAAAcaacaggaagaaggtcaccTGCATTCACAAGGCAAACATCATGAAATTGGCCGACGGTCTGTTCCGTAGCACTTTCCACAAGGTTGCCGAGAACTATCCGACTCTGGAGGTCAACGATATGATTGTTGACAATGCATCCATGCAGGCCGTGTCCCGGCCCCAGCAGTTTGATGTCATGGTCATGCCCAATCTGTACGGCGGAATTCTTTCTAATGTCGGTGCAGCCCTTGTTGGCGGCCCAGGCGTTGTCCCTGGCTGCAACATGGGTCGCGACGTTGCTGTATTTGAACCCGGCTGCCGTCATGTCGGGCTCGATATCAAGGGCAAGGACCAGGCGAACCCTAGTGCTATGATTCTCTCCGGGTCTATGCTTCTGCGCCACCTCGGCTTGGATGATCACGCAAACAGAATCTCCAAGGCTGTGTACGATGTCATTGGTGAAGG TAAAACGAGAACCCGCGACATGGGTGGTCAGGCTACCACCCATGAATTCACCA
- the set1 gene encoding histone methyltransferase SET1 (histone H3 (Lys4) methyltransferase complex, subunit SET1 and related methyltransferases), translating to MSRSSAGFADFFPTAPSVLQQKRFKVTRERPRPKAQIDSEHSDESSACPTETRAILNLSNGGASLDSGQISSTDLKKTSPESSVEGSASSTAGDRSALSLSVAQHGANSHEARLDTLTPLTNAESSPPQKANSPRNKIAEGIVANTTIDTKSGINPLHTPPTPQSQGRRTGSIRGYKLVYDPDTEKRSSSKEKRRKPRYVDIILSEQNNCPPDPRLGIPNYMRGAGCKQKRKYRPAPYTLKPWPYDASSTIGPGPPAQIVITGFDPLTPIAPISALFSSFGDIGEINNRTDPITGRFLGICSVKYKDSASFRGGGPVLAASAARRAYYECRKEQRIGTRRIRVDLDRDGVVSERFVARTIESQRMGQKSNLQSTEEVKSDSETKKNEPPPTAPKGPSGKTSVRPIVAIPEGPRANFLKPVMPSLVEEVPILGQIKRDPYIFIAHCYVPVLSTTVPHLKKRLKLFNWKDIRCDKTGYYIIFENSRRGEEETERCYKMCHMKPLFTYIMNMESQPYGNPSYERSPSPERCRAEQRERAERERLKREVGLDIEEEKRQRAVDLDPCQEVLTIIIRDLKDKLLEDVKSRIAAPALYDYLDPDRHALKRKTLGIADPEGIKRPMFRIDDSFGTPDSRSGLSDARRPFSGSTPNILALPRIRKARHLGRTDTAFLDERRKQPLRRREVRPLYHRLQQLHDVDDSDDEQRTPKDTDEQDSRPPSRMSSGTSESDDGDGFVSEALGLPVVELAGSGQNKEPDEILKDNQSVGESSQLESNEISPELRKRKRASEELEARKRQKEDDELFGINPIAEAEVEGTQIIATPIAVDINLEVSEAALSILPKESNDNRQETGEANHLDFDGIDVTSSTIEKDRRGILDPLDDIDNAAAREESRTEVGWRVSNDEPRPIVDDDDAIIMDLDGWQNLIKDDEDLHFLRDILVGYSESNVGNLSAWAWRQKEIKALNHPGDVGPLRGGTGIAGYYVPNTTGAARTEGRKRILESEKSKYLPHRIKVQKAREEREARAKNDPHTAAVEAARVAAAKNISKSTSRSTRVNNRRLIADINAQKQALPTQSGDGDVLRFNQLKKRKKPVRFARSAIHNWGLYAEENISANDMIIEYVGEKVRQQVADMRERQYLKSGIGSSYLFRIDENTVIDATKRGGIARFINHSCTPNCTAKIIKVDGSKRIVIYALRDIERDEELTYDYKFEREWDSDDRIPCLCGSTGCKGFLN from the exons ATGTCGCGCTCCTCGGCAGGCTTTGCAGACTTCTTCCCTACTGCGCCGTCTGTCCTCCAGCAAAAACGATTTAAAGTAACTAGGGAGCGACCGCGACCTAAAGCCCAAATCGATAGTGAACATAGCGATGAATCATCAGCGTGCCCCACGGAAACAAGAGCTATTCTCAACCTATCTAATGGCGGTGCATCTCTGGATTCAGGGCAAATATCTTCTACTGATTTAAAGAAAACGTCACCGGAATCGTCTGTCGAGGGCTCTGCAAGTTCTACAGCAGGAGATCGTTCAGCCCTTAGCTTATCTGTTGCTCAGCATGGCGCGAACTCGCATGAAGCGCGTCTTGACACCCTAACTCCTCTTACCAATGCAGAATCATCGCCTCCTCAAAAAGCAAACTCACCCCGGAATAAAATAGCAGAAGGGATTGTTGCAAATACTACTATCGACACTAAAAGTGGAATAAACCCTCTCCATACCCCGCCAACACCACAGTCTCAAGGCCGTCGCACTGGAAGCATCAGAGGTTACAAGCTGGTCTATGACCCTGACACCGAAAAACGATCATCTTCGAAGGAGAAGCGAAGAAAACCCCGTTATGTCGATATTATTCTGAGCGAGCAAAACAATTGCCCACCAGATCCTCGCCTGGGAATCCCAAATTACATGCGAGGTGCCGGTTGCaagcagaagaggaaatatCGACCAGCGCCCTATACCCTAAAGCCTTGGCCTTATGATGCCTCATCGACAATAGGGCCCGGCCCCCCTGCGCAGATAGTTATCACTGGTTTCGACCCGCTCACTCCAATTGCGCCGATCAGCGCCCTGTTCTCGAGTTTCGGGGATATTGGCGAGATAAATAACCGCACGGATCCGATTACTGGCAGGTTTCTTGGAATATGTTCAGTAAAGTATAAAGACAGCGCTTCATTCCGGGGCGGCGGTCCTGTCCTTGCAGCAAGCGCGGCCAGGCGAGCTTACTACGAATGCAGAAAAGAGCAGCGCATTGGAACACGAAGGATCAGGGTTGACTTGGATCGCGATGGGGTTGTCTCAGAAAGATTTGTGGCTAGGACAATTGAGTCCCAGAGGATGGGACAGAAAAGCAATCTTCAATCTACAGAAGAGGTGAAATCTGATtcggaaacaaagaaaaacgagCCTCCTCCGACGGCGCCAAAAGGTCCTTCAGGAAAAACCTCAGTTCGCCCTATAGTTGCAATTCCTGAAGGACCGAGGGCAAATTTTCTTAAACCTGTCATGCCATCTTTGGTCGAGGAAGTACCCATTTTGGGTCAGATCAAAAGGGACCCGTATATCTTCATTGCGCATTGCTACGTACCAGTCCTTAGTACAACCGTTCCGCACCTTAAGAAGAGGCTCAAGCTGTTTAACTGGAAAGACATTCGTTGCGACAAGACCGGGTACTATATTATATTCGAGAATTCTAGGCGCGGTGAGGAGGAAACTGAGCGCTGCTACAAAATGTGCCACATGAAGCCTTTGTTCACCTATATCATGAATATGGAAAGCCAGCCTTATGGCAATCCCAGCTACGAGCGCAGTCCAAGTCCTGAACGATGTCGAGCAGAACAACGCGAGcgagcagaaagagaaagacTGAAAAGAGAAGTGGgtcttgatatcgaagaagagaaaaggcagCGAGCGGTTGACCTTGATCCCTGCCAAGAAGTATTAACCATCATAATTCGAGACCTGAAGGATaaacttcttgaagatgTGAAGTCACGCATTGCTGCACCAGCCTTGTATGATTACCTCGACCCGGACCGGCATGctctgaagaggaaaacgTTAGGTATCGCTGATCCAGAGGGGATCAAGAGGCCCATGTTTCGAATTGATGATTCGTTCGGGACACCAGACTCGAGGTCAGGGTTGTCAGACGCAAGGCGTCCGTTCAGTGGATCTACTCCAAATATTCTTGCACTTCCTCGTATTCGAAAGGCTCGTCATCTTGGTCGCACAGATACTGCTTTCTTGGATGAAAGGCGCAAGCAGCCGCTGCGGAGAAGAGAGGTCCGACCACTGTATCACCGATTACAACAGTTGCATGACGTTGACGACTCAGATGATGAGCAACGAACACCAAAAGATACGGATGAGCAAGATAGCCGGCCCCCAAGTCGGATGAGCTCAGGGACCTCGGAGTCTGATGATGGCGACGGCTTTGTTTCCGAGGCTTTGGGCCTTCCAGTTGTAGAACTGGCTGGCTCAGGTCAAAATAAAGAGCCCGATGAGATTCTGAAAGACAACCAATCGGTAGGCGAAAGTTCACAGCTTGAAAGCAACGAAATCTCTCCAGAGTTACGGAAGCGGAAAAGAGCCAGCGAAGAACTCGAGGCGCGCAAGAGacaaaaggaagatgacgaacTTTTTGGCATTAATCCTATtgcagaagctgaagtcGAAGGCACCCAAATCATCGCAACTCCTATAGCCGTGGACATAAATCTCGAAGTTTCAGAAGCTGCTTTGAGTATCCTTCCAAAAGAGAGTAATGATAACCGGCAAGAGACTGGAGAAGCCAACCATCTGGACTTTGATGGTATTGATGTTACGTCCTCGACGATAGAAAAAGACCGCCGTGGTATACTAGATCCTCTTGACGATATCGATAATGCGGCTGCGCGCGAAGAATCCCGAACAGAAGTGGGATGGCGAGTGTCGAATGACGAGCCTAGGCCCATTgtcgatgacgacgacgcaATAATCATGGATCTCGACGGATGGCAGAATCTAATTaaagacgatgaggatctgCACTTTCTTCGAGATATTCTTGTTGGATATTCCGAGTCCAACGTTGGGAATTTGTCGGCTTGGGCATGGAGGcagaaggaaatcaaagcccTCAATCATCCCGGAGATGTGGGGCCCCTGCGCGGAGGGACTGGCATCGCAGGATATTACGTGCCCAATACAACAGGTGCAGCTCgaacagaaggaagaaagagaatattgGAGTCGGAGAAGTCAAAATACCTGCCACATCGTATCAAAGTCCAGAAGGCACGTGAAGAACGAGAGGCCAGAGCAAAGAATGATCCGCATACTGCTGCGGTTGAAGCTGCAAGAGTTGCTGCGGCAAAGAACATCTCTAAGTCTACTTCCAGATCTACACGGGTCAATAACCGCCGATTGATTGCAGATATCAATGCACAGAAACAGGCTCTTCCCACTCAATCCGGAGACGGTGACGTCCTTCGCTTCAATCAGCtgaagaaacgaaagaagcCAGTACGCTTTGCTCGGTCAGCTATCCATAATTGGGGCCTCTACGCAGAAGAGAATATATCAGCAAATGACATGATAATTGAATATGTAGGTGAAAAAGTGCGGCAGCAGGTTGCGGACATGAGGGAGAGGCAGTACCTTAAGAGTGGGATCGGCAGCAGCTACCTTTTCCGCATTGATGAGAACACAGTTATAGATGCTACAAAGAGAGGGGGCATTGCTAGGTTTATCAACCATAGCTGTACACCGAATTGCACTGCCAAGATCATCAAAGTCGATGGTAGCAAGCGTATTGTTATATATGCCTTGAGAGACATCGAGAGAG ATGAGGAGCTGACGTATGACTACAAATTCGAAAGAGAGTGGGACAGCGATGATAGGATCCCATGCCTTTGTGGCTCAACCGGGTGCAAAGGGTTCCTTAACTGA
- a CDS encoding uncharacterized protein (predicted protein) codes for MRPGPRALKRCKHQKGRSNDDLLSKICHSIRKGIGGTSGFFNSLSSPLSFEASLTRQGTPLGQGFCIRHGLRKGLGRTSNVSTGIGGTFQHVAALSRQGAPFL; via the exons ATGCGCCCTGGGCCAAGGGCACTCAAACGATGTAAACACCAGAAAGGACGAAGTAACGATGACC TACTCTCCAAGATCTGCCATAGCATCCGCAAGGGCATCGGCGGAACgtctggcttcttcaacagcctCAGCAGCCCGCTTAGCTTTGAGGCATCCCTGACCAGGCAAGGCACACCACTTGGCCAAGGCTTCTGCATCAGGCATGGCCTCAGAAAGGGCCTCGGCAGAACGTCGAACGTCTCCACTGGCATCGGCGGCACGTTTCAGCATGTAGCAGCCCTGAGCAGGCAGGGAGCACCATTTCTGTAA
- a CDS encoding RNA methylation protein TRM112 (uncharacterized conserved protein) produces MKLITANFLTCAVKGCKASPASFPLHFRDAELELQELDFQPDFIRNIVPRIDWHALQIMANELGFPKILDKKPEGDELKDEQILKELHRLLLETHINEGKLTCGNCGHEYLIKEGIANFLLPSHLV; encoded by the exons ATGAAGCTGATTACTGCCAATTTTTTGACCTGTGCCGTCAAAGGATGCAAGGCATCACCGGCGTCGTTCCCACTTCATTTTAGGGATGCGGAACTTGAGCTGCAGGAGCTTGATTTTCAACCTGATTTCATTCGTAACATTGTCCCTCGGATTGATTGGCATGCATTGCAGATAATGGCAAATGAG CTTGGGTTCCCCAAAATTCTGGATAAGAAGCCCGAGGGCGATGAGCTCAAGGATGAGCAAATATTAAAGGAGCTTCATCGATTATTATTGGAAACGCATATTAATGAGGGAAAATTGACTTGTGGTAATTGTGGGCATGAGTACTTGATCAAAGAGGGGATCGCAAACTTCCTTCTACCGAGTCATTTGG TCTAA
- the gfa1 gene encoding glutamine--fructose-6-phosphate transaminase (isomerizing) GFA1 (glucosamine 6-phosphate synthetases, contain amidotransferase and phosphosugar isomerase domains), producing the protein MCGIFGYINYLVERDRKFILDTLLNGLSRLEYRGYDSAGLAIDGDKKNEVCAFKEVGKVAKLRELIDECKPDLTKSFESHAGISHTRWATHGTPSRLNCHPHRSDLNWEFSVVHNGIITNYKELKALLESKGFRFETDTDTECIAKLTKYLYDQQPDIEFTVLAKAVVKELEGAFGLLIKSVHYPHEVIAARKGSPLVIGVRTSKKMKVDFVDVEYSEDGALPAEQASQNVAIKKSATGLLAPPDKSLLHRSQSRAFLSDDGIPQPAEFFLSSDPSAIVEHTKKVLYLEDDDIAHVHEGQLNIHRLTKDDGTSNVRAIQTIELELQEIMKGKFDHFMQKEIFEQPESVINTMRGRLDVANKQVTLGGLRQYISTIRRCRRIIFVACGTSYHSCMAVRGVFEELTEIPISVELASDFLDRQAPVFRDDTCVFVSQSGETADSLMALRYCLERGALTVGIVNVVGSSISLLTHCGVHINAGPEIGVASTKAYTSQFVAMVMFALSLSEDRASKQKRREEIMEGLSKVSEQFKEILKLNEPIKQLCANFKNQKSLLLLGRGGQFPTALEGALKIKEISYLHCEAVMSGELKHGVLALVDENLPIIMILTRDNLFTKSLNAYQQVIARGGRPIVICNSDDPEFSSAQTVKIEVPKTVDCLQGLLNVIPLQLIAYWLAVSEGLNVDFPRNLAKSVTVE; encoded by the exons ATGTG CGGCATCTTCGGCTACATTAACTACCTCGTCGAGAGGGACCGCAAGTTTATTCTTGACACTCTTCTCAATG GACTCTCCCGTCTTGAATACCGAGGCTACGACTCTGCGGGTCTTGCCATAGATGGCGATAAGAAGAATGAAGTTTGTGCTTTCAAGGAAGTGGGCAAGGTTGCTAAGCTTCGAGAGCTTATTGATGAGTGCAAGCCTGACTTGACCAAATCCTTTGAATCTCATGCTGGTATTTCTCACACTCGTTGGGCCACTCATGGGACGCCTTCCCGCTTGAACTGCCACCCCCACAG GTCCGATCTGAACTGGGAATTTTCAGTTGTCCACAATGGTATCATTACCAACTACAAAGAGCTCAAGGCTTTGTTGGAGAGCAAGGGATTCCGCTTTGAGACTGACACAGACACCGAATGTATTGCAAAGCTTACCAAATATCTCTATGACCAACAGCCCGATATCGAATTCACAGTTTTGGCTAAGGCTGTTGTGAAGGAGCTTGAGGGCGCGTTTGGGCTTCTCATCAAATCCGTACATTATCCCCATGAGGTCATTGCGGCTCGCAAGGGGTCGCCGCTTGTTATTGGCGTGAGaacgtcgaagaagatgaaggtggATTTCGTGGACGTCGAATACTCAGAAGATGGAGCCCTTCCTGCAGAGCAGGCCTCCCAGAACGTGGCCATCAAGAAGTCTGCGACCGGCCTCCTTGCCCCACCTGACAAATCCCTTTTGCATAGGTCACAGTCTCGCGCTTTCCTTTCCGATGATGGCATCCCCCAGCCAGCTGagtttttcttgtcttctgaCCCATCTGCAATTGTCGAGCATACGAAGAAGGTCCTCTAtctcgaagatgatgatatcgcTCATGTGCATGAGGGACAGTTAAACATTCATCGCCTCACAAAAGATGATGGTACTTCTAATGTTCGCGCTATTCAGACAATTGAACTCGAATTGCAGGAGATTATGAAGGGCAAGTTTGACCACTTCATGCAAAAGGAAATTTTCGAGCAACCCGAGTCTGTGATCAATACCATGAGAGGACGACTGGATGTTGCAAACAAGCAAGTCACACTCGGTGGCCTGCGGCAGTACATTTCTACTATCCGccgctgcagaagaatcATATTTGTTGCCTGTGGAACTAGTTACCATTCATGCATGGCTGTGCGTGGAGTCTTTGAAGAGCTTACTGAGATTCCTATTTCTGTTGAACTTGCTTCCGATTTCCTGGATAGACAGGCTCCAGTATTCCGTGATGACACGTGTGTTTTCGTTTCTCAGTCTGGCGAGACCGCTGACTCCCTTATGGCCTTGCGCTACTGTCTCGAACGCGGAGCATTGACCGTTGGTATTGTTAATGTTGTAGGGTCCTCTATCTCACTTCTCACTCACTGCGGTGTGCACATCAACGCTGGACCCGAAATTGGGGTAGCTTCTACCAAGGCCTACACGTCCCAGTTCGTTGCTATGGTCATGTTCGCTTTGTCTCTTAGTGAGGATAGGGCGTCTAAGCAGAAGAGGCGTGAGGAGATTATGGAGGGCCTTTCTAAGGTCTCCGAGCAATTCAAGGAGATCTTGAAACTTAACGAACCCATCAAACAATTGTGTGCAAACTtcaagaatcaaaagagtttgcttctgctgggCAGGGGTGGTCAATTCCCTACTGCCCTTGAAG GTGCACTTAAAATCAAAGAGATCTCTTATCTCCATTGCGAGGCTGTCATGTCCGGCGAGTTGAAGCATGGTGTTCTTGCCCTTGTCGATGAAAACTTgcccatcatcatgattctTACGAGGGACAACCTGTTCACGAAGTCGTTGAATGCTTATCAACAAG TCATTGCCAGAGGTGGCCGTCCTATTGTAATTTGTAATTCCGATGACCCGGAATTTTCTTCGGCTCAAACCGTGAAGATTGAAGTTCCAAAGACTGTCGATTGCCTGCAAGGTCTCCTGAATGTCATCCCCTTGCAGTTAATCGCTTACTGGTTGGCTGTGTCTGAGGGTCTCAATGTTGATTTCCCTCGCAATCTTGCGAAGTCAGTCACAGTTGAGTAA
- a CDS encoding lumazine synthase RIB4 (6,7-dimethyl-8-ribityllumazine synthase): MASLKGPGATPSFDGSGLRIAIVHARWNMGIIGPLVEGARKSLLAAGVVEDHITTLTVPGSYELPYAAQRLYAASQLQAAKSSSSGEGISATDLLSSSTADISKASPESPTPATSRPFDAIIAIGVLIKGETMHFEYIADAVSHGLMRVQLDSGVPVIFGVLTVLTEEQGLERAGLGKKGMHNHGEDWGSAAVELGARRREWAEGRIA; the protein is encoded by the exons ATGGCATCTTTGAAGGGACCAGGAGCTACTCCAAGCTTTGACG GCTCGGGGCTTCGAATTGCAATTGTTCATGCAAGGTGGAATATGGGCATAATTGGTCCTCTCGTAGAAGGGGCAAGGAAGAGCCTTTTGGCAGCTGGTGTAGTTGAGGACCATATCACAACCCTCACTGTCCCGGGCAGCTATGAGTTACCATATGCCGCTCAGCG GCTCTACGCAGCTTCTCAGTTACAAGCAGCCAAGAGCTCGTCCTCCGGTGAGGGAATCAGTGCCACGGACctgctctcttcctctaccGCAGACATTAGCAAAGCGTCCCCGGAATCGCCAACACCCGCTACCTCTAGGCCGTTTGACGCCATTATCGCCATCGGTGTCCTTATTAAGGGAGAGACCATGCATTTTGAGTACATCGCAGATGCTGTCTCTCACGGATTGATGCGTGTTCAATTAGATTCGGGCGTGCCTGTCATTTTTGGGGTGCTCACCGTTTTGACCGAAGAACAGGGCTTGGAAAGGGCTGGGCTAGGCAAGAAAGGAATGCATaatcatggagaagattgggGCAGCGCCGCCGTGGAACTtggagcaagaagaagagaatgggcTGAAGGTAGAATTGCCTAG
- a CDS encoding uncharacterized protein (predicted protein), with protein MQEDLVALFSRQMRMDIPISSGSQEMPSSTHVPVAHSISQHYHHSSHVARCTFPTGSPKHDESLGHSVTLNSAHEMLRLQNINPSSLTSTQLQLFENAMPEQRLRLIQIWQIFPESRDASSNSGMKRVNQSNSELCANPSGGTAVNEGGSNQSTHTDSTDDLDMCDSVHDGGNNSDGHQYAEPYMISGYEVLAQRDYELSAIKNMPVVNEPTTGSPYKLANDPIYRAQGHRWWEHSQSDALEYQYGTLEEMNRYAGCGLLQPRWLA; from the coding sequence ATGCAAGAAGACCTCGTGGCACTCTTCTCCAGGCAGATGCGGATGGATATACCAATATCGTCTGGCAGTCAGGAAATGCCATCGTCCACTCATGTTCCGGTCGCGCACAGTATCTCCCAACATTATCATCACTCCTCTCATGTGGCTCGCTGCACATTTCCAACAGGATCGCCGAAGCATGATGAGTCCTTGGGCCATAGCGTGACTCTAAACTCAGCACATGAAATGCTGAGGTTACAGAACATCAACCCATCATCACTTACCTCCACACAGCTACAGCTATTTGAGAATGCAATGCCGGAGCAACGACTACGCTTGATCCAGATCTGGCAAATCTTCCCAGAGTCTAGAGATGCATCCAGCAACTCAGGGATGAAGCGGGTGAATCAGTCGAACTCCGAGCTGTGTGCAAATCCTTCTGGGGGGACAGCGGTCAATGAAGGGGGTTCAAACCAATCAACTCATACGGATTCCACTGACGATCTGGATATGTGTGACTCAGTACACGACGGAGGTAACAATAGCGATGGACACCAGTATGCCGAACCGTATATGATTTCTGGCTATGAGGTTCTTGCACAGAGAGACTATGAGCTATCTGCAATCAAGAACATGCCTGTGGTGAATGAGCCAACAACGGGCTCACCATATAAACTGGCAAACGACCCCATCTACAGGGCTCAGGGCCATCGATGGTGGGAACACTCCCAGTCAGATGCGTTGGAATATCAGTACGGCActttggaggagatgaatcGGTATGCAGGCTGTGGTCTCCTACAACCTAGATGGCTTGCGTGA
- a CDS encoding proteasome core particle subunit alpha 7 (20S proteasome, regulatory subunit alpha type PSMA3/PRE10), whose amino-acid sequence MTSIGTGYDLSNSVFSPDGRNFQVEYAAKAVENGGTAIGIRCKDGVVLAVEKIITSKLLKPGANKRIATVDRHVGIVSAGLVPDGRHFVSRARDEAASWRSVYKGPIPVSALSNRLGSYVQAYTLYSSVRPFGVTAIVGGWDSEAELAVDGQVGSGPKSGSGGKVDGARAGGPGLYMIEPSGLYWGYYGAATGKGRQAAKAELEKLDLSSGNLSLVDAVKEAARIIYVAHEDSKDKDFELEMSWISSLDGPTHGRHEEVPKQLLEEAEKAAKRSLEGEDEEEEEVAKDGPNQGERMEE is encoded by the exons ATG ACGTCCATCGGTACTGGTTACGATCTTTCTAATTCGGTCTTCTCGCCAGATGGCCGCAACTTTCAG GTGGAATATGCAGCTAAAGCGGTTGAAAATGGCGGAACAGCCATTGGTATAAGGTGCAAGGACGGCGTCGTGCTAGCTGTTGAGAAGATCATTACTAGCAAGCTCCTAAAGCCGGGTGCAAATAAGAGAATAGCAACAGTCGATCGACACGTTGGTATT GTCTCTGCCGGTCTAGTTCCAGACGGTCGACACTTTGTTTCCCGTGCTAGAGATGAGGCTGCTTCATGGAGAAGCGTATACAAGGGCCCTATCCCTGTGTCTGCTCTGTCGAATCGTTTGGGCAGCTACGTACAAGCTTATACCCTCTACTCCAGTGTACGGCCTTTTGGTGTGACCGCTATCGTGGGCGGCTGGGATTCTGAAGCCGAGCTTGCCGTCGATGGTCAAGTCGGCAGTGGGCCTAAATCAGGCTCTGGGGGTAAGGTTGATGGGGCTAGGGCTGGAGGACCAGGCCTATACATGATTGAGCCAAGTGGGCTGTACTGG GGTTACTATGGTGCCGCTACCGGGAAGGGGAGGCAGGCTGCGAAGGCTGAACTTGAGAAGTTAGATCTAAGTTCGGGTAACCTGAGTTTGGTTGATGCCGTGAAAGAGGCAGCTCGAATCATCTACGTCGCACATGAGGACAGCAAGGACAAAGATTTCGAGTTAGAAATGTCTTGGATTAGCTCACTCGATGGGCCAACCCATGGCAGGCATGAAGAAGTGCCCAAACAACTTctcgaagaagcagaaaaggCGGCAAAGAGGTCTCTAGAAggtgaagacgaggaggaagaggaagtagCAAAGGATGGCCCCAACCAAGGCGAGCGGATGGAGGAGTAG